From Diaminobutyricibacter sp. McL0608, one genomic window encodes:
- a CDS encoding DUF1003 domain-containing protein, with translation MSQPTSPTGASGSPTPQKAGGTATGTPPSSTHRRPFLRPSRLLANAPHEKMHPAVLSEAERRAASLQLRIADAITAFAGSMMFVYLHILLFAVWMLVFEKSPWPTLTLIVSLEAIFLSTFVMIGQNRQAAFQQAKADHDYVAQEKLLQENTELTRTIHTLTREMHERMLGDGAPAGGPDTSR, from the coding sequence ATGTCGCAGCCCACATCCCCGACCGGAGCATCCGGATCACCGACCCCGCAAAAAGCCGGCGGCACCGCCACCGGGACACCCCCGAGCTCGACGCACCGACGACCGTTCCTGAGACCGAGCCGCCTGCTCGCCAACGCGCCGCACGAGAAGATGCATCCCGCGGTACTCTCCGAGGCGGAGCGCCGGGCCGCCAGCCTTCAGCTGCGGATCGCAGATGCGATCACCGCCTTCGCCGGGTCGATGATGTTCGTCTACCTGCACATCCTGCTGTTCGCCGTCTGGATGCTCGTGTTCGAGAAGAGCCCGTGGCCGACCCTGACCCTGATCGTGTCGCTCGAGGCGATCTTCCTCTCGACCTTCGTCATGATCGGCCAGAACCGGCAGGCGGCGTTCCAGCAGGCGAAGGCCGACCACGACTACGTCGCGCAGGAGAAACTGCTGCAGGAGAACACGGAACTCACCCGGACCATCCACACGCTGACGCGCGAGATGCACGAACGGATGCTCGGAGACGGCGCGCCGGCCGGCGGCCCCGACACTTCGCGATAG
- a CDS encoding endonuclease/exonuclease/phosphatase family protein gives MRRNEGVAGERPRRSARSGWWWAAGIVVVVAVVLGFADILGIARAPIVAGVLAPRNAVTVATGVGALIALVVTSVPSVRRIALPFAAALAVATAISAPIVLARGVVEGRPAALAGAQVRMLSWNINGDLVSAETIAAEAASVHANVVVLPDISTAERPSLVEAFARHHITMAPEKVRGDEVMVLTDAALRRSDVTSVGSPAHSATLALHPSDPGQPTLLALHAPQPTLRGNADWRAELAWVTDQCSKGDTIVAGDFNATLDELGESGLGGCRDAAASAHAASVGSWPTAVPTWLAMPIDHIFVTPDWKVDSFTVLTDQDSSGARHRPVLAVLTRR, from the coding sequence GTGCGCAGAAATGAGGGCGTGGCCGGTGAGCGTCCGCGCCGTTCGGCCCGGTCCGGATGGTGGTGGGCGGCGGGGATCGTCGTTGTGGTCGCGGTCGTGCTCGGGTTCGCAGACATCCTGGGGATTGCGCGCGCGCCGATCGTTGCCGGTGTGCTCGCCCCGCGGAATGCGGTGACCGTTGCGACGGGGGTTGGTGCTCTGATCGCGCTTGTCGTGACGAGCGTCCCTTCGGTGCGGCGGATCGCCCTTCCGTTCGCCGCCGCGCTCGCCGTAGCAACCGCGATCAGTGCGCCGATCGTTCTCGCTCGCGGGGTCGTCGAGGGTCGACCCGCGGCGCTCGCCGGCGCACAGGTGCGCATGCTCTCGTGGAACATCAACGGCGACCTCGTATCCGCGGAGACCATCGCCGCGGAAGCCGCTTCGGTTCACGCAAATGTGGTCGTCCTGCCCGACATCTCTACCGCCGAGCGGCCTTCGCTCGTGGAGGCGTTTGCGCGCCACCACATCACCATGGCCCCCGAAAAGGTTCGTGGGGATGAGGTGATGGTTCTGACGGATGCGGCGCTTCGCAGGAGCGACGTGACCAGCGTCGGAAGTCCGGCCCACTCAGCCACGCTGGCACTTCATCCGTCCGACCCCGGTCAGCCCACGTTGCTCGCCCTCCACGCCCCGCAGCCGACGCTGCGCGGGAACGCCGACTGGCGTGCCGAGCTCGCCTGGGTCACCGATCAATGCTCGAAAGGCGACACCATCGTTGCGGGCGATTTCAACGCGACGTTGGACGAGCTGGGCGAATCCGGCCTCGGAGGCTGCCGCGACGCCGCGGCGTCAGCTCATGCTGCGAGCGTCGGAAGCTGGCCGACCGCCGTGCCGACCTGGCTCGCGATGCCGATCGACCACATCTTCGTCACGCCCGACTGGAAAGTCGACAGCTTCACCGTGCTGACCGACCAGGACTCGTCTGGTGCGCGGCACCGTCCCGTTCTGGCCGTGCTCACGCGACGGTGA